The following proteins come from a genomic window of Bacillales bacterium:
- a CDS encoding purine-nucleoside phosphorylase, with product MIAQHMTVAPHVGLILGSGLGDLADEIEHAVELDYADIPHFPVSTVEGHASRLVIGELLGVNVVAMKGRFHYYEGYSMKEVTFPVRVMKGLGIEKLIVTNACGGINPAFQAGDLMIINDHLNLTGDNPLIGPNEEELGPRFPDMSRAYNRDLIALAQRKAEQLGISVQKGVYAGISGPSFMTKAELKMLRTLGADAVGMSTVPEVIVANHAGLDVLGISCVTDMAIPEQLEPLTHDQVVATAARTKPKFIRLVKAITEALAG from the coding sequence ATGATTGCCCAACACATGACGGTTGCTCCGCACGTCGGCCTCATCCTTGGCTCGGGGCTCGGCGATCTCGCTGACGAAATCGAGCATGCCGTAGAGTTGGACTATGCCGACATTCCGCATTTTCCGGTGTCGACGGTCGAGGGACATGCAAGCCGTCTCGTCATAGGGGAATTACTAGGAGTGAACGTCGTCGCCATGAAAGGACGGTTCCATTATTACGAAGGCTATTCAATGAAAGAAGTGACGTTTCCCGTTCGGGTCATGAAAGGCCTCGGCATTGAAAAATTGATCGTCACGAATGCATGCGGAGGGATAAATCCGGCGTTTCAGGCCGGCGACTTGATGATTATCAACGACCATCTCAACTTGACGGGCGACAACCCGTTGATCGGTCCGAATGAAGAAGAACTCGGTCCGCGGTTCCCGGACATGAGCCGGGCTTACAACCGTGATTTGATTGCGCTTGCGCAACGAAAAGCGGAACAACTCGGGATATCCGTACAAAAAGGCGTGTATGCCGGCATTAGCGGTCCGTCGTTCATGACAAAGGCCGAGCTGAAAATGCTGCGCACGCTCGGCGCCGATGCGGTCGGCATGTCGACGGTACCGGAAGTCATCGTTGCCAACCATGCGGGTCTCGACGTGTTGGGGATCTCATGCGTCACTGACATGGCGATTCCCGAACAATTGGAGCCGCTGACGCATGATCAAGTCGTCGCCACGGCGGCGCGGACAAAACCGAAGTTTATTCGCCTCGTCAAGGCGATTACTGAAGCGTTGGCCGGGTGA
- the spoVAE gene encoding stage V sporulation protein AE has product MEYLLAFIVGGLICVIGQILLDVFKLTPGHVVVSFVVAGAALDAFGLYDRLIELAGAGASVPITSFGHSLLHGAMAEVRESGWIGLATGIFQLTSAGISSAILFGFLVAVVFKPKG; this is encoded by the coding sequence ATGGAGTATTTGCTTGCATTCATTGTCGGCGGGCTGATTTGCGTCATTGGGCAGATTTTGCTCGACGTTTTTAAGTTAACGCCAGGACACGTCGTCGTTTCATTCGTCGTCGCCGGTGCCGCTCTCGACGCTTTCGGATTGTACGACCGGCTGATTGAATTGGCCGGTGCCGGGGCATCTGTACCGATCACAAGTTTTGGCCATTCGTTGTTGCACGGTGCGATGGCTGAAGTTCGCGAAAGCGGGTGGATCGGTTTGGCAACCGGAATTTTCCAATTGACTTCAGCCGGCATTTCTTCCGCGATTTTATTCGGGTTTCTCGTAGCCGTCGTTTTCAAGCCGAAAGGGTGA
- a CDS encoding D-alanyl-D-alanine carboxypeptidase family protein, which translates to MKRIFVGLMSCILVTFAVLPARGFAEEGKSGLELAKEAKSAILIEADTGKVLYAKQPDKKLPPASMTKIMTMLLIMEALNDGRLSWDEKVRTSEHAASMGGSQVFLEPGEKMTVKDMLKAIAIGSANDASMAMAEKIGGSEEAFVKMMNEKAEKLGLQHTHFENPTGLPAENHYSSARDMAKIARALLAYDKITEYTGKYEDYLREDTDEKFWLVNTNRLVKFYPGVDGLKTGYTNKAKFCLTATAKKDGMRVIAVVMGADTAKARNNEVSNMLDYAFGHFQSKQIYAKGTVVETSHVDKGVMNEVPIVTARNVSVLTKKGESVKNLDKSIVVKEHLRAPLKKGQKVGKLVLKKDGKTLSETPLVTKTDVPRASWWNLFKHAGSFFVLPSKAH; encoded by the coding sequence ATGAAGCGGATATTTGTAGGTTTGATGAGCTGCATATTGGTGACGTTTGCCGTATTGCCGGCCCGCGGCTTCGCTGAAGAGGGAAAGTCCGGTCTTGAGTTGGCGAAAGAGGCGAAATCGGCGATTTTAATAGAAGCGGATACGGGGAAAGTCTTGTATGCGAAACAACCGGACAAAAAGCTGCCGCCGGCGAGTATGACGAAAATCATGACGATGCTGTTAATCATGGAAGCGTTGAACGACGGACGACTGTCATGGGATGAGAAAGTGCGTACAAGCGAACATGCCGCTTCGATGGGAGGTTCTCAAGTATTCCTCGAACCGGGAGAAAAAATGACGGTCAAAGACATGCTGAAAGCTATCGCCATCGGTTCCGCCAACGACGCGTCAATGGCGATGGCAGAGAAGATCGGAGGTTCCGAAGAAGCGTTCGTCAAGATGATGAACGAAAAAGCGGAAAAACTCGGCCTGCAACATACGCATTTCGAGAACCCGACCGGCCTTCCGGCCGAAAATCATTATTCATCCGCCCGCGACATGGCCAAAATCGCGCGCGCGTTGCTCGCGTATGATAAAATCACCGAATATACGGGCAAATATGAGGATTATTTGCGCGAAGACACCGACGAGAAATTTTGGCTCGTCAACACAAACCGGCTTGTAAAATTTTATCCCGGCGTCGACGGGTTGAAAACCGGATACACAAACAAGGCCAAATTTTGCTTAACAGCTACAGCGAAGAAAGACGGCATGCGCGTCATTGCTGTCGTAATGGGTGCAGATACGGCGAAAGCGCGGAACAACGAAGTGTCGAACATGCTGGACTACGCCTTTGGGCATTTCCAATCGAAGCAAATTTATGCAAAAGGGACCGTCGTCGAGACATCCCATGTTGATAAAGGCGTGATGAACGAAGTGCCGATCGTTACTGCTCGCAACGTTTCTGTTCTGACGAAAAAGGGCGAGTCGGTGAAAAACCTCGACAAGTCGATTGTTGTGAAGGAGCATTTACGAGCGCCTTTGAAAAAAGGGCAAAAGGTCGGAAAACTCGTCTTGAAAAAAGACGGCAAAACGTTGTCTGAGACGCCGCTCGTGACGAAAACGGACGTCCCGAGAGCCTCGTGGTGGAATTTGTTCAAGCATGCAGGCAGTTTTTTTGTCCTTCCGTCGAAAGCGCACTAG
- a CDS encoding stage V sporulation protein AB — protein MIAFKVFLLMFIGFADGVIVGTGFVAFLIVLGIIPRLMQLTKTYRFVRAYEWSLVLGSVTGCWLELRSIEFAGSALWLIPIGLACGIFVGMLAAALTEVLNVMPILAKRIGISERKIIILFMSLVLGKIAGSLLHWTYFVDQ, from the coding sequence ATGATCGCATTCAAAGTTTTTCTGTTAATGTTCATCGGATTTGCCGATGGGGTCATCGTCGGAACCGGATTTGTTGCGTTTTTGATCGTTCTTGGCATCATCCCGCGACTCATGCAGCTCACGAAAACGTACCGCTTCGTGCGTGCTTACGAATGGAGCCTTGTTCTCGGGTCGGTCACTGGCTGCTGGCTTGAGCTTCGATCCATCGAATTTGCCGGTTCCGCGTTATGGCTGATTCCGATCGGACTCGCATGCGGCATTTTCGTCGGCATGTTGGCGGCTGCCTTAACGGAAGTGTTGAACGTCATGCCGATATTGGCGAAGCGGATCGGAATCAGCGAACGAAAAATTATCATCTTGTTCATGTCGCTCGTTCTCGGCAAGATTGCCGGATCATTATTGCACTGGACGTATTTTGTCGATCAATAA
- a CDS encoding stage V sporulation protein AE yields the protein MERKRVIFITDGDLYARKAVEHVAKVIGGRCISRSAGNPTPLSGKEIVQSIRETPYDPVLVMVDDCGFRGVGYGEQAMRYIHGQPDIDVIGAVAVASNTGHEEWSRIDVSVDRFGDVTEHGVDKEGIEALEDGRVDGDTVYVLDELCLPVVVGVGDIGKMDGRDAVEQGCPITLAAVRWIMQRDRKQNGCK from the coding sequence ATGGAACGAAAGCGAGTTATTTTCATAACGGACGGCGATCTGTATGCGCGAAAAGCGGTCGAACATGTTGCGAAAGTTATCGGGGGTCGTTGTATTTCCCGATCGGCGGGGAATCCGACGCCGCTCTCCGGCAAGGAAATCGTCCAGTCGATTCGTGAGACACCTTATGACCCTGTGTTGGTCATGGTCGATGATTGCGGTTTTCGGGGAGTCGGATACGGCGAACAAGCGATGCGGTACATTCACGGGCAACCAGACATTGACGTGATCGGCGCGGTAGCGGTTGCTTCGAATACGGGACATGAAGAATGGTCGCGGATCGATGTCAGCGTAGATCGGTTCGGGGACGTGACCGAACACGGCGTCGACAAAGAAGGCATTGAAGCTTTGGAAGACGGCAGGGTGGATGGAGACACGGTGTATGTTCTCGATGAGCTGTGTCTCCCGGTCGTCGTCGGTGTCGGCGATATTGGGAAAATGGACGGACGCGACGCAGTCGAACAAGGTTGTCCGATAACCTTGGCGGCCGTACGTTGGATCATGCAACGCGACCGAAAACAAAACGGTTGCAAGTAG
- the spoIIAB gene encoding anti-sigma F factor, which produces MKNQMNLRFSARSENESFARVTVAAFIAQLDPTMDELTEIKTVVSEAVTNAIIHGYENRPEGMVSINVELEDGIVRLTISDDGIGISDLDQARMPLYTTKPELERSGMGFTIMENFMDEVEVDTDEQCGTTIRLTKYLTKNKALSH; this is translated from the coding sequence ATGAAGAATCAAATGAACCTCCGATTTTCGGCGCGAAGCGAAAATGAATCGTTCGCGCGCGTAACCGTCGCGGCGTTTATCGCTCAGCTCGATCCGACGATGGACGAATTGACGGAAATTAAGACCGTCGTGTCAGAGGCCGTTACGAACGCGATCATTCATGGTTATGAAAACCGTCCGGAAGGCATGGTTTCGATCAATGTCGAGCTTGAAGACGGGATCGTCCGTTTGACGATCAGCGACGACGGCATTGGCATTTCCGATTTGGACCAGGCGAGAATGCCCTTATATACGACGAAACCGGAATTGGAACGTTCGGGGATGGGCTTCACGATCATGGAAAACTTCATGGACGAGGTGGAAGTGGATACCGACGAGCAGTGCGGAACGACCATTCGCTTGACTAAATATTTGACAAAGAACAAAGCGTTGAGTCATTAA
- the spoVAC gene encoding stage V sporulation protein AC, translating to MAVNLNNPSQYTKNIKAYHPKPNYVKNCIRAFWTGGLICAFGQLISTFYVTYFNFTETTAANPTVATLIFIASLLTGFGVYDKIGQFAGAGSLVPVTGFANSVTSAALEHKSEGIVLGVAANMFKLSGSVIVFGVVSAYIVGILRLIFRTLIS from the coding sequence ATGGCAGTCAATCTAAACAATCCGTCCCAATATACGAAGAACATCAAAGCCTATCATCCGAAGCCGAATTACGTGAAGAACTGCATTCGCGCTTTTTGGACGGGCGGCTTGATTTGCGCTTTCGGCCAATTGATTTCGACGTTTTACGTGACGTATTTCAATTTTACCGAAACGACCGCGGCCAATCCGACCGTCGCAACGCTCATTTTCATTGCTTCCTTGCTCACCGGATTCGGGGTTTACGATAAAATCGGCCAATTTGCCGGCGCCGGATCGCTCGTCCCTGTTACGGGCTTCGCCAACTCGGTGACGAGCGCTGCGCTTGAACATAAAAGCGAAGGTATTGTGCTCGGTGTCGCCGCAAACATGTTTAAACTCTCCGGATCGGTCATCGTATTCGGTGTCGTTTCCGCTTATATCGTCGGGATTTTGCGGCTCATTTTTCGAACATTGATTTCTTAA
- the spoIIAA gene encoding anti-sigma F factor antagonist, which yields MSLGIDLEVKGNVLCIRLEGELDHHTAAKLREQVERTMDENRVKHVVLNLELLKFMDSSGLGVILGRYKRVKNAGGEMIVCAISPAVKRLFEMSGMFKIIRLEKSETFALRNLGVA from the coding sequence GTGAGTTTGGGGATTGACCTTGAAGTGAAAGGAAACGTGTTGTGCATTCGTTTGGAAGGTGAGCTCGATCATCACACGGCGGCAAAGCTGCGTGAGCAAGTGGAAAGAACGATGGATGAAAACCGTGTCAAACATGTCGTTCTTAACTTGGAACTGCTGAAGTTTATGGACAGTTCCGGGCTCGGCGTTATTTTGGGACGCTATAAAAGAGTGAAAAATGCCGGCGGCGAAATGATCGTTTGCGCTATTTCTCCTGCGGTGAAACGGCTTTTTGAGATGTCGGGCATGTTCAAAATCATCCGCCTTGAAAAAAGCGAAACGTTTGCGCTGCGCAATTTGGGGGTGGCGTAA
- the spoVAD gene encoding stage V sporulation protein AD: MKQTWTFKNDLYLTATATTAGPLEADGPLFSYFDKTFGDLHCGEKTWELAERRLMEDAVTLCLQKAGKKESEIDLFLAGDLLNQIVTSGFFAKKNQIPFLGMFNACATSMETLAVGSALVDAGFADTALAAVSSHNATAERQFRYPTEYGGAKPPTAESTVTGAGAGLVSREASAVKIVEATIGKVFDWGVTDANDMGSAMAPAAADTIATHLQDTGRSVDEYDIIATGDLSGIGSPIVKDLLLEKDIDISGVHQDCGLMIYRPNQPVFTGGSGCACSALVTYSYIVDELRSGHIKRALIVATGCLHSPTMIQQKESIPTIAHAVVLERAGGAVS; the protein is encoded by the coding sequence ATGAAGCAAACATGGACATTCAAAAACGATTTGTATTTGACGGCGACGGCTACGACGGCGGGCCCGCTTGAAGCCGACGGCCCGCTGTTTTCTTATTTCGATAAAACGTTTGGAGACCTTCATTGCGGTGAAAAAACGTGGGAATTGGCGGAAAGAAGGTTGATGGAAGACGCAGTGACGTTGTGCTTGCAAAAAGCCGGAAAAAAGGAGTCGGAAATCGATTTGTTTCTTGCCGGCGATTTGCTGAATCAAATCGTTACTTCCGGTTTTTTTGCGAAGAAAAACCAAATCCCTTTTCTCGGCATGTTCAATGCTTGCGCGACGTCGATGGAAACGCTTGCCGTCGGTTCGGCGCTCGTCGACGCCGGGTTTGCCGATACGGCGTTGGCAGCGGTAAGCAGCCATAACGCTACGGCGGAACGACAATTTCGCTATCCGACTGAATACGGGGGCGCGAAGCCGCCGACGGCAGAATCGACAGTAACGGGAGCCGGAGCGGGTCTTGTTTCCCGGGAAGCTTCAGCGGTGAAAATCGTCGAGGCGACGATCGGGAAAGTGTTCGATTGGGGAGTCACCGACGCGAACGACATGGGTTCGGCGATGGCGCCGGCGGCCGCCGATACGATTGCCACCCATTTGCAGGATACCGGACGTTCTGTCGACGAATACGATATCATCGCTACAGGGGATTTGTCGGGAATCGGCAGTCCAATTGTGAAAGACTTGCTTCTTGAAAAAGACATCGACATCTCCGGCGTCCATCAAGATTGCGGGTTGATGATTTACCGTCCCAACCAACCAGTGTTCACCGGCGGGAGCGGCTGTGCTTGTTCGGCGCTCGTCACCTACAGCTACATCGTCGATGAGTTGCGGAGCGGCCATATAAAACGGGCGCTTATCGTAGCGACGGGTTGTTTGCACAGCCCGACGATGATCCAACAAAAAGAAAGCATTCCAACGATCGCCCATGCTGTCGTCTTGGAACGCGCGGGAGGTGCCGTTTCCTAA
- a CDS encoding stage V sporulation protein AA: MKPNTVYVRMRHHVLFRPNQQIRLGHLAEIVGPAETKNRLSELVLHHIEAKDRNFLVMEDIQVIEAIHRLDATLDVQMVGPSQTIVEVRFPKKSLAPVLFCAVWVLLFIGAALAIMNFHEDVSMGAVHQEIFQIVTGKKLDKPLILQIPYSFGIGIGMILFFNHLFRKKFNEEPSPLEVEMFNYQQDLDRYIAYHEKSPSGKKR, encoded by the coding sequence TTGAAACCAAATACTGTTTACGTTCGCATGCGCCACCATGTCCTTTTTCGCCCGAATCAACAAATCCGTTTGGGACATCTCGCGGAAATCGTCGGACCCGCCGAAACGAAAAACCGTTTGAGCGAACTTGTGCTTCATCACATCGAAGCGAAGGATCGCAACTTTCTCGTGATGGAAGATATCCAGGTTATTGAAGCCATTCACCGGCTCGACGCGACGCTTGACGTGCAAATGGTCGGTCCGTCACAGACAATCGTGGAAGTGCGCTTTCCAAAAAAATCACTCGCTCCGGTGCTTTTTTGTGCCGTATGGGTATTGTTGTTCATCGGCGCGGCGCTGGCGATCATGAATTTTCACGAAGACGTGAGCATGGGGGCGGTCCATCAAGAAATTTTTCAAATAGTAACCGGAAAAAAGCTGGACAAACCGCTTATTTTGCAAATTCCGTATTCCTTCGGCATCGGCATCGGCATGATTTTGTTTTTTAATCACTTGTTCCGAAAGAAGTTCAATGAAGAACCGAGTCCGCTCGAAGTCGAGATGTTCAACTATCAGCAAGATTTGGACAGGTACATTGCATACCACGAAAAATCACCGTCCGGGAAAAAACGATGA
- the lysA gene encoding diaminopimelate decarboxylase: protein MVLTGTSAIQPNGHLHIGGVDAVSLAKEYGTPLYVYDVAHMREQARAFKQAFEQRGVDGQVAYASKAFSCLAMVQIMNEEGLNLDVVSGGELYTALQAGFPAENIHFHGNNKSYAEIEMAVNAGVGCFIADNFYELSLLKRAAAKTGRTLPVLLRTTPGIKAQTHDYIATGQEDSKFGFDLESGQLFDALSDVLANDAFDCLGLHCHIGSQIFDTGRFRAAIEKMYAELERRFDELRFVPKVLNLGGGFGIRYVSGDTPKPAEHFVESMIDTVVSESERLGFSVPEIWIEPGRAIAGSAGTTLYTVGSQKDIPNIRKYIAVDGGMADNLRPALYQAQYEGILANRGLDPKKETVSVAGKCCETGDMLIWDLRLPEVKPDDLLAVFCTGAYGYAMANNYNRLPRPAVVFVEDGDAQVVVKRETYEDLVKRDVPLKKQSIVP, encoded by the coding sequence ATCGTGTTAACAGGAACAAGTGCCATTCAGCCGAACGGACATTTGCATATTGGCGGAGTCGATGCCGTGTCGCTGGCGAAGGAGTACGGAACGCCTTTGTATGTTTACGATGTCGCGCACATGCGTGAGCAAGCCCGTGCGTTTAAACAAGCGTTCGAACAACGGGGCGTAGACGGACAAGTGGCCTACGCAAGCAAAGCGTTTTCTTGTCTGGCCATGGTGCAGATCATGAACGAAGAAGGACTGAATCTCGACGTCGTTTCCGGCGGGGAGTTGTATACTGCCTTGCAAGCTGGGTTTCCAGCTGAAAACATTCATTTTCATGGAAACAATAAAAGTTACGCGGAAATCGAAATGGCGGTGAATGCAGGTGTCGGGTGTTTCATCGCGGATAATTTTTACGAATTGTCGTTGTTGAAACGAGCGGCCGCCAAAACCGGACGTACGCTGCCCGTTTTGTTGCGAACGACGCCCGGCATTAAAGCACAAACCCATGACTACATTGCCACAGGTCAGGAAGACTCGAAGTTCGGATTTGATCTTGAAAGCGGTCAACTGTTCGACGCCTTAAGTGATGTATTGGCGAACGACGCATTTGACTGTCTCGGGTTACATTGCCACATCGGATCGCAAATCTTTGACACCGGCAGGTTTCGCGCGGCCATCGAAAAAATGTACGCCGAACTCGAACGACGTTTCGACGAGCTTCGTTTCGTACCGAAAGTCTTGAATCTCGGCGGCGGTTTCGGCATTCGCTACGTCTCCGGCGATACGCCGAAACCGGCGGAACATTTCGTCGAATCGATGATTGACACTGTCGTTTCCGAATCGGAACGGCTCGGTTTTTCGGTGCCGGAAATTTGGATCGAACCGGGCCGGGCGATCGCCGGAAGTGCTGGAACGACATTATATACGGTCGGGTCGCAAAAAGACATTCCGAACATCCGCAAATACATCGCCGTCGACGGCGGGATGGCGGATAACTTGCGTCCGGCGCTTTATCAGGCGCAATATGAAGGAATACTCGCCAACCGCGGATTGGACCCGAAAAAAGAAACGGTTTCAGTCGCAGGAAAATGCTGTGAAACCGGCGACATGTTGATCTGGGATTTGCGGCTGCCCGAAGTCAAACCGGACGATCTGCTCGCGGTATTTTGCACAGGGGCTTACGGGTATGCGATGGCCAACAATTATAACCGTCTACCGCGTCCTGCTGTCGTTTTTGTTGAAGACGGTGACGCCCAAGTCGTCGTGAAACGAGAAACGTACGAAGATCTTGTGAAACGGGACGTCCCGTTGAAAAAACAATCGATTGTGCCTTGA
- a CDS encoding pyrimidine-nucleoside phosphorylase has translation MRMVDLIEKKRDGFALSSEEIHWMIEQYSEGAVPDYQMAAMAMAIYFRDMDGSEIAELTAAIVDSGETIDLSAITGTKVDKHSTGGVGDKTTLIVGPLVAAAGIPVAKMSGRGLGHTGGTIDKLEAIRGFETELAKDRFIRNVNEVKLAVAAQSGNLTPADKKLYGLRDVTATVDSIPLIASSVMSKKIASGADAIVLDVKTGSGAFMKTLEGARRLAENMVAIGQRLGRETVAVISDMSEPLGYEVGNANEVREAVDVLRGRGEERLTEVCLTLASHMAVCARQFNGFEEARAHMQHMLDSGQALESFRKFVKAQNGEASFIDDPAQLPQAAYPIDVCANTGGYVEGIDAEAVGVAAMMLGAGRRTKEDVIDRSVGITLKKKIGDRVDKGECIAVLHANDANPEESREKLMKAIHIGSGRVAPPPIVHEIVR, from the coding sequence ATGAGAATGGTTGATTTAATTGAGAAAAAACGTGACGGGTTTGCATTGTCGTCGGAGGAGATTCACTGGATGATCGAGCAGTACAGCGAAGGCGCTGTTCCCGACTATCAAATGGCGGCGATGGCGATGGCGATTTATTTTCGCGACATGGACGGGAGCGAAATCGCCGAGCTGACGGCGGCGATCGTCGATTCAGGCGAAACGATCGACTTGAGCGCGATCACTGGAACGAAGGTGGATAAGCATTCCACCGGAGGCGTCGGCGACAAAACAACGCTCATCGTCGGTCCGCTCGTGGCGGCGGCCGGGATTCCGGTCGCCAAAATGTCCGGACGCGGGCTCGGACATACAGGCGGAACGATCGACAAGTTGGAAGCGATACGCGGGTTTGAAACGGAGTTGGCCAAGGATCGGTTCATTCGCAACGTGAATGAGGTGAAGCTGGCGGTGGCGGCGCAAAGCGGAAATTTAACGCCGGCTGACAAGAAGTTGTACGGGTTGCGCGATGTGACGGCAACCGTCGATTCGATTCCGTTGATCGCCAGCTCGGTCATGAGCAAGAAGATCGCCTCCGGGGCGGACGCCATTGTGCTCGATGTGAAGACCGGTTCGGGGGCGTTTATGAAGACGTTGGAAGGCGCGCGCCGGCTGGCAGAAAACATGGTGGCGATCGGCCAAAGGCTTGGCCGCGAGACTGTCGCGGTGATCAGCGACATGAGCGAGCCGCTTGGATATGAGGTTGGTAATGCGAACGAAGTGCGTGAGGCGGTAGATGTGCTGCGCGGGAGAGGGGAGGAACGCTTGACAGAAGTTTGCTTGACGCTGGCGTCGCACATGGCCGTCTGCGCCCGGCAGTTTAACGGTTTCGAGGAAGCTCGCGCGCATATGCAGCACATGCTCGATTCCGGACAAGCGCTTGAAAGTTTCCGGAAATTTGTCAAAGCGCAAAACGGAGAAGCTTCGTTCATTGACGATCCGGCACAGCTGCCGCAGGCGGCGTATCCTATTGACGTATGCGCGAACACGGGAGGGTATGTAGAGGGCATCGACGCCGAAGCGGTCGGCGTTGCCGCAATGATGCTCGGTGCGGGAAGGCGAACGAAGGAAGACGTGATCGACCGTTCCGTCGGAATTACGTTGAAAAAGAAAATCGGTGATCGGGTTGACAAGGGAGAATGCATCGCTGTCCTTCACGCAAACGACGCGAACCCCGAAGAGAGCCGAGAGAAGCTCATGAAAGCCATTCATATCGGTAGTGGGCGTGTCGCTCCGCCCCCGATTGTCCATGAGATCGTTCGCTGA
- the sigF gene encoding RNA polymerase sporulation sigma factor SigF, translating into MDVDVSKGSNEPFLSDAEVKKLIRLSQSGDREARNLIVEKNVRLVWSIVQRFLNRGYEADDLFQIGSIGLLKSVDKFDLTYDVKFSTYAVPMIIGEIQRFIRDDGTVKVSRSLKETGNKVRKKKDELSKTFGRDPTVNEIAQALDLSPEDVVMAQEAVKAPSSIHETVYENDGDPITLLDQMSDGSEGEWFDKIALKEAVSQLNEREQLIVYLRYHKDQTQSEVAERLGISQVQVSRLEKKILEQIKGRMGDS; encoded by the coding sequence ATGGATGTCGACGTATCGAAAGGCAGCAATGAACCGTTCTTGTCAGACGCCGAAGTGAAGAAATTGATCCGCCTCAGCCAATCGGGGGATCGCGAAGCGAGAAACTTGATCGTCGAAAAAAATGTCCGCCTCGTTTGGTCGATCGTGCAACGCTTTTTAAACCGCGGTTACGAAGCCGACGATTTGTTTCAAATCGGAAGCATCGGCTTGTTGAAATCGGTGGACAAATTCGATTTGACTTATGACGTGAAGTTTTCCACGTATGCGGTGCCGATGATCATCGGCGAAATCCAGCGGTTTATCCGCGACGACGGCACGGTGAAAGTGAGCCGTTCGTTGAAAGAAACGGGAAACAAAGTTAGAAAAAAGAAAGATGAGCTCTCGAAAACGTTCGGCCGCGATCCGACCGTCAACGAAATTGCGCAAGCACTCGATCTTTCTCCAGAAGATGTCGTAATGGCCCAAGAAGCGGTGAAAGCGCCGTCTTCGATTCATGAAACGGTCTACGAAAACGACGGGGATCCGATCACTTTGCTCGATCAAATGTCAGATGGATCGGAAGGGGAATGGTTTGACAAGATCGCGTTAAAAGAGGCGGTCAGTCAATTGAACGAGCGGGAACAATTAATCGTCTATTTGCGTTACCACAAAGACCAAACTCAATCAGAAGTCGCCGAGCGGCTCGGCATTTCCCAAGTGCAAGTCTCGCGATTGGAAAAGAAAATTCTGGAGCAAATTAAAGGCCGGATGGGTGATTCATGA